A genomic segment from Nicotiana sylvestris chromosome 1, ASM39365v2, whole genome shotgun sequence encodes:
- the LOC138868790 gene encoding uncharacterized protein has product MVPESSYRPPAIQGSSDRQGSSSAYFSAMLESSYLPPAIQDIPRESLGTPIYVSTPMGDSMVMDRIYWSCVVIFCGYETRVDLLLLDMIDFNVILGMDWLSLFHAIHDCHAKTARHLVEKGCLAYLAYVWDTTIEPPMIDSVPVVREFADVFPSDLPGMPLDCDIDFGIYLAPGTQPISIPPYRMAPNELKEQFEELLAQGFVRPSVSLLGAPMLFLKKKDGTM; this is encoded by the exons ATGGTGCCGGAGAGTTCTTATCGTccgccagctattcagggttcctccgatAGACAGGGTTCTTCCAGTGCCTACTTCAGTGCTATGCTAGAGAGTTCATATCTCCCACCAgccattcagg atattcctcgtgagtcTTTGGGTACCCCTATCTATGTGTCCACTCCTATGGGCGATTCCATGGTTATGGATCGGATCTATTGGTCCTGTGTGGTTATATTCTGTGGTTACGAGACTAGAGTAGACCTTCTGTTACTTGACATGATCGACTTCAATgtcatcttgggcatggattggttatctctattTCACGCTATTcatgattgtcatgccaagact GCTCGACAtctggtcgagaagggttgtttggcgtATCTAGCATATGTTTGGGATACCACAATAGAGCCTCCAATGATTGATTCAGTGCCAGTAGTCcgggagttcgccgatgtgtttccttctgaccttccaggcatgccgctaGATTGTGACATTGATTTCGGCATttatttggctccaggtacccaacctatatctatcccaccgtaccgtatggctccaaatgagttgaaggagcagtttgaAGAGTTGTTAGCACAGGGGTTTGTGAGACCCAGTGTATCGCTTTTGGGTGCACCAATgttatttttgaagaagaaggatggaaccatgtag